The proteins below come from a single Aegilops tauschii subsp. strangulata cultivar AL8/78 chromosome 6, Aet v6.0, whole genome shotgun sequence genomic window:
- the LOC109735795 gene encoding uncharacterized protein, translated as MAGLSLRCGDCGVQLRSVEEAQAHAEATSHTNFAESTEAVLNLVCADCGKPCRSQTEVDLHKKRTGHAEFTDKTMEAAKPIDLEAPPKPASEAMDVDASGSAEPQELVSPEVNKEMLGELESMGFSTARATRALHFSGNSTIEGAINWLSEHQEDPDIDEMPMVPANTVANKPSLTEEEKKIKAQELRERARKKKEEEEKRMEREREKERIRIGKELLEAKKMEELNERKRIIELRRLEKEEEKRAREKIRQKLEEDKAERRRKLGLPAEAPAASKPSAPPPVEEKKSAFLPVRPATKAERMRDCLRNIKQQNKEEDAKVKRAFQTLLTYIGNVVKNPDEEKFRKIRLTNATFQERVGSLGGIEFLELCGFEKPEGEEILFLARDKVDKAVLNVAGAELNSAITNPFFGVL; from the exons ATGGCGGGGCTGTCCCTGCGGTGCGGCGACTGCGGCGTGCAGCTGAGGAGCGTGGAGGAGGCGCAGGCGCACGCCGAGGCCACCTCCCACACCAACTTCGCCGAGTCCACCGAGGCCGTCCTCAACCTCGTCTGCGCCGACTGCGGCAAGCCATGCCGCTCCCAGACC GAGGTGGACCTGCACAAGAAGCGCACGGGCCACGCCGAGTTCACGGACAAGACCATGGAGGCGGCCAAGCCCATCGATCTCGAGGCGCCGCCGAAGCCGGCCTCGGAGGCCATGGATGTGGACGCGTCGGGGAGTGCGGAGCCGCAAG AGTTGGTGTCCCCAGAGGTGAACAAGGAGATGCTTGGGGAACTCGAATCGATGGGCTTTTCGACTGCGCGTGCCACTAGGGCACTTCACTTCTCCG GTAATAGCACCATTGAAGGCGCCATTAATTGGCTCTCTGAGCATCAGGAGGATCCGGATATTGATGAAATGCCTATG GTGCCGGCCAACACCGTGGCTAACAAGCCCTCTCTAAccgaggaagagaagaagattaaGGCACAGGAGCTGAG GGAGCGTGCTCgtaaaaagaaagaagaagaagaaaaaaggatgGAGAGAGAAAGGGAAAAG GAGCGCATAAGGATTGGTAAGGAGCTTCTTGAAGCCAAAAAAATGGAGGAGTTAAATGAAAGGAAACG CATCATAGAATTGAGAAGGCTTGAGAAAGAGGAGGAGAAGAGAGCCAGAGAAAAGATTCGCCAGAAACTTGAAGAGGACAAG GCTGAACGTAGAAGAAAACTTGGATTGCCGGCAGAAGCCCCAGCTGCATCCAAGCCAAGTGCGCCACCGCCTGTTGAAGAGAAGAAG agtgcattTTTACCTGTCAGACCAGCCACAAAGGCAGAGCGGATGAGGGATTGCTTGCGAAATATCAAGCAGCAGAACAAG GAGGAGGATGCTAAAGTAAAGAGGGCTTTTCAGACACTCCTCACCTACATCGGAAACGTGGTTAAAAATCCCGACGAGGAGAAATTCAGAAAGATCAGACTTACTAATGCTACATTCCAG GAGAGAGTTGGCAGCCTTGGAGGCATAGAGTTTCTCGAGCTGTGCGGGTTTGAGAAACCGGAAGGCGAGGAGATCTTGTTTCTGGCAAGGGACAAGGTTGACAAGGCCGTCCTGAATGTCGCTGGAGCCGAGCTCAACTCTGCCATCACCAACCCTTTCTTTGGAGTCCTCTGA